The Acidobacteriota bacterium nucleotide sequence TAGAGCGCAGCAGCGGGTAGAGATGGCTGGCGCATTCGGCGTAGCGGTTGTGGATCCATTCGGTGGCGAAGCCCAGCCGGTAGCCGTCGAGGAGCTGGCGCAGCACCGAGGTGAAGACCCGGGTCTGGTCGCCCTCCTGGCTCCAGGTGAAGGAGGTCTTCCAGGCGCGGTCCACGTGGCCCACCACCGCCTGGGCTCCCTGCTTGAGGAGCTGCTGGGAAAGCCGGGAGACGAAGGCTTTGGAGGCCAGGCGCAGGCCCTGGCCGAAGGCGTTCTGCTCCAGAGCGTCGCGGCGGCTGCAGCCGGTGCTGTAGCAGGCGAAGTGAAAGGAGATGAGCCCGCCGAGATCGGTGCTCGGGGCGAGATCCTGGGAGCTGAAGAAGACAGCCGGGCGGATGGGCGATTTCGGCCGCCAGTCCTCGCAGAGCAGAGAGCCGTGGTAGTCCCGCTGGTGCGGAGAGCCGGCGCCGAAGACCACGCCGTGGGAGGCGGTGAAGAGCAGGGCCGGCGGAGCTTCCTGGAGCAGCTGCTGCAGCGTCGCCTTGCGGCCGTCGACGGTACGGTGGACGTCGTAGAGCCCCCGCTTCCTGGTCGAGCGCCAATGATCCAGTTCCGCCGCCAGGGGGTCCACCAGACCGTGGATCATCCATTGGGTGTTCTCGTCCTTCGGGATGTCCGTGCCCCAGAGCACCGCCGGCCGCTCCAGGTCCCGCAGCTCCTCCGCCCGCAGTACTCCGGCGGCGTAGCGGCGGTAGTCGTCGGGCTGGTCGAAATGCAGTCGGCCGATGGCGAATTGCACGTCCATCTGGTACTGAAAAAGAAAGGGCAGGCGGTCCGGATCCCCTACGAGGAGGAGGTAGTAGGGGAGCTTTTTCGGATCCACCGGCCCGAAAGCTACACCCTTCGGCTCGAGGAAGCTGAGGGCGTCGGTGGGCTCGGCCAGGGTGATCTCTTGGTAGAGGTCCCCGGCCTGCTTCTGGCGTTTTTTCAACAGATCCTTGAGGGCATCGCGGTCGTCCTGGGTGACGTCGGGACCGAAGATCACCCCCCAGCCGGACTCGGCCAGGCTGTCGGGGTCGACGCCGTACTCCGGCAGCCGGAGGCGGTCCAGGTTTTCCCACCAATGCTGCAGCCGCCGCCGTTCCCGAGAACCGATCTGCGGATCGTTCCACTGTAGATCCACCTCTGAGGTCAGTAGAGCGCTGTTCTCGCCGTCGACGCCGTTGACGAAGTGTGCCGGCGGTTTCAGGGGCTCGCGACGCCGGATCTCATCCCGGCTCGGGACGCCGCGGAGGAGCCGGCTCGCCACCTCTGCCGAGAAGGGTGGAGGGGAGCGGTCCGGGATGCGGGCCTGGGGGCTCGCCTCTCCTTCGTGGCCCTGACTGGTGGCAGCAGCGGTGCTGTGGATGGAGGCATCGGGGATCTCTCCCTCCTTGTCGTACCCTTCCCCCTTGTTGGGGTCGCGGATCTCGACCGTGCCGTCCCCTTCTTCCTCGAATCCCTTGCCCACCCGAATAGAGCCCTTTTGCGTCCAGTCGCCGAGGAAGACGAAGGGAGCCCAGTGGTAGGGCTGGCGGTGGGCTTCGTTGTCGGAGCGCAGCATGGCGAGCTGGGCGCGGCGCAGCGCGGCGGAGGCGGAGAAGCCCTTCTCCAGCTCGTGGTAGAAGCTCTCCATCAGCTCCGCGGTGCTGGAGTCGGCGACGTTCCACAGGCTCATCACCACCCGCGGCACGCCGGAGTAGAGAAAGCCCCGGGGCAGGCCCACCACTCCTTCACCGCGCACTTCTCGCCCGAGGCCGGTCTGGCAGGCGCTGAGCACCACCAGCTCGGCGCTGAAGCGTCGGGAGTAGAGCTCGTGGGCGCGGATCAGGCCGTCCTCCGGCTGGCCGTCTTCGTCCACCATGGCCAGGGCCAGGCCGGAGAGCTCCGGGTTCACCGGATCGAGGAAGCCGTGGGTGGCCAGGTGCAGGATGGCGAATTGCTCCAGCAGCGGATCCTCGAAGGCGGCGCGGTCGGCGTCGGTGGAGAGCAGAAAACGGCTGCGGTCGGGGTTGAAGAGGGGGCGAATGGCATCGGCTTCGGTCTTGGTGTAGGGGAGAGGCTGGAGGGCCTCGCCCAAGCTTTGTCCTTGGCGTATGCCGCTCCGTTCCAAGGTGGGGGAACCGGTGGCGGAGTCCCCTCCCTGGCCGTCGGGGGAGAATTTGGGATTGGCGAAGACGGCGATCTGATAGGTCGGCTGGGGGCGGCTGCTGGTTTCGGAACGCAACGCTGCCAGGGCGCTGGCGGAAGGCAGGTGGACCACTTCCCGCCGCTCCAGCAGCCAGGGTTGGGGCTCGTCGGTGCCGGGGAGCGAAGGCTCGGGGAGAGCGGCGAAGGGGATGGTCTCCAGGGCGCCGTCGGCGACCACCGCCAGGCGGCGGCCGTCGAGGCGCTCGGCGATGGGACCCAGCACCAGGTCCGAGAGCTCTTGGAGGGCGCGATGATTCTGAGCCCGGCGGCCCCGGTTGAGGCTTTGCAGCGCCTCCCGTCCAGCGTCTACGGCCGTCTGGATGCGCTGCCGCGGGGGCAGTGGGAAGACCCGCAAGGGTTGAGCCCGATCCACCAGGAAGAGCAGGCTGCGCTTCTCTCCCAGGGTGTAGACCAGGAGCACCGTGTCGGAGTCCAGGACCTGCTGCCGGATGTCTTCCACCGGGAGGGGCTCGGGGCGGGTGAGATCGGCATATTGAGGGCTGGATCGGCGGATCTCCGCCCGAGTGGTCTCCAACTCCAGCAGCACCTGGCGCTGGCGCTGTTCAAGCTTCGGCCGGTCGGGATCGTCGGCCAGCCGCAGCTCCGTGTTCAAGGTCGCCAGGTTGCGAGTCA carries:
- a CDS encoding CHAT domain-containing protein is translated as MTAETQPITAGQTVDRKIAGGNLHPWTWTVAADQVAHLEVQQLGIDVMVRLYVGKEETAELEVDGFDGAWGTERLSVCPQADTEYRVEIEPLSAKAPQAAYRLTSTTPRPATLEDRARAQAERHFDAAERIRRRGDKASKRLAIPAYQEALDLFRETSHLRGRLDTLRRLGWLRGNLGETAKARQRFDELLELARSSDSQLEEGNALNLLGELDYKNHDLDAARQRFTEALAVADEIDDPALRGRSLNNLASLLYLQEDQTGAIAGFQEVAALWQRLGRHQSRARVLVNLSYALERQGKFPEAIDAAREAERLFDQGNDPQRRADALLQLAGIYQAMGRPEDAADALTLALETPTAELDTSTQLKLAGLLGLIQVQMDELESAAHRFQWTLEEASRHGRSLHEAMAALNLSALRQRQGDTEESLKLIQRARKLFAAQEDHRHLAACSFIEALSLRQQGNLQRALEQLEAAVEKVEELRLQQAGWGLRMAFFETRQSYYDELLDLLYELYRQTRDPRYAEQALAAGERRRARSLLDALAEGDLGYRGNAALLDREQRLTRNLATLNTELRLADDPDRPKLEQRQRQVLLELETTRAEIRRSSPQYADLTRPEPLPVEDIRQQVLDSDTVLLVYTLGEKRSLLFLVDRAQPLRVFPLPPRQRIQTAVDAGREALQSLNRGRRAQNHRALQELSDLVLGPIAERLDGRRLAVVADGALETIPFAALPEPSLPGTDEPQPWLLERREVVHLPSASALAALRSETSSRPQPTYQIAVFANPKFSPDGQGGDSATGSPTLERSGIRQGQSLGEALQPLPYTKTEADAIRPLFNPDRSRFLLSTDADRAAFEDPLLEQFAILHLATHGFLDPVNPELSGLALAMVDEDGQPEDGLIRAHELYSRRFSAELVVLSACQTGLGREVRGEGVVGLPRGFLYSGVPRVVMSLWNVADSSTAELMESFYHELEKGFSASAALRRAQLAMLRSDNEAHRQPYHWAPFVFLGDWTQKGSIRVGKGFEEEGDGTVEIRDPNKGEGYDKEGEIPDASIHSTAAATSQGHEGEASPQARIPDRSPPPFSAEVASRLLRGVPSRDEIRRREPLKPPAHFVNGVDGENSALLTSEVDLQWNDPQIGSRERRRLQHWWENLDRLRLPEYGVDPDSLAESGWGVIFGPDVTQDDRDALKDLLKKRQKQAGDLYQEITLAEPTDALSFLEPKGVAFGPVDPKKLPYYLLLVGDPDRLPFLFQYQMDVQFAIGRLHFDQPDDYRRYAAGVLRAEELRDLERPAVLWGTDIPKDENTQWMIHGLVDPLAAELDHWRSTRKRGLYDVHRTVDGRKATLQQLLQEAPPALLFTASHGVVFGAGSPHQRDYHGSLLCEDWRPKSPIRPAVFFSSQDLAPSTDLGGLISFHFACYSTGCSRRDALEQNAFGQGLRLASKAFVSRLSQQLLKQGAQAVVGHVDRAWKTSFTWSQEGDQTRVFTSVLRQLLDGYRLGFATEWIHNRYAECASHLYPLLRSKALPESRGAEKLQDLLKATLDARNYLVIGDPAVRLVGAEARQELRYEEAMKRG